Proteins encoded by one window of Clostridia bacterium:
- a CDS encoding beta-lactamase family protein, with protein MSSLGLDPSRLERAWRLLRQAVDERVTPGAVAVVARRDGQLDPVAVGWATLEPEPVPVTGDTLYDLASLTKVVATAPAVWALIEDGEIRLDDPVRRFVPEFRGEGRDQVTLRHLLSHTSGLPAHARLDRSHLDRERAVSAICRRPLESAPGAVIRYTDLGFMLLREVVEKAAAAPFDAFVRERIHAPLGMTRTVFRPDDELAPRCAATELVPGEGRIHGRVHDENARHVFDGVAGHAGLFAPAGDLARYARMLLNGGALDGRRVLAPATVRAMTAVVASAPGQRRTLGWAAPAGDAPSCGDLFGPNAFGHTGFTGTSLWIEPDLDLAVVLLTNRVYYGRDRTAEGIQRLRARFHNAVASAVR; from the coding sequence ATGAGCTCCCTCGGCCTTGACCCGTCGCGCCTGGAGCGCGCCTGGCGCCTGCTGCGGCAGGCCGTCGACGAGCGCGTCACCCCCGGCGCCGTGGCCGTCGTGGCCCGCCGGGACGGCCAGCTGGACCCCGTCGCGGTGGGCTGGGCCACGCTGGAGCCGGAGCCGGTGCCGGTCACGGGGGACACGCTGTACGACCTCGCCTCCCTGACCAAGGTCGTCGCCACGGCGCCCGCCGTCTGGGCGTTGATCGAAGACGGCGAGATCCGGCTCGACGACCCCGTCCGGCGGTTCGTCCCGGAATTCCGCGGCGAGGGCCGGGACCAGGTGACGCTCCGCCACCTCCTCAGCCACACGTCCGGCCTGCCGGCCCACGCGCGCCTCGACCGCTCGCACCTCGACCGCGAGCGCGCCGTCTCCGCCATCTGCCGCCGGCCGTTGGAGAGCGCGCCCGGCGCCGTTATCCGCTACACGGATCTCGGTTTCATGCTGCTGCGCGAAGTCGTGGAGAAAGCGGCGGCCGCCCCGTTCGACGCCTTCGTGCGCGAGCGGATCCACGCGCCGCTCGGCATGACGCGCACCGTCTTCCGGCCGGACGACGAACTCGCCCCGCGCTGCGCCGCGACGGAACTTGTGCCCGGCGAGGGCCGCATCCACGGGCGGGTGCACGACGAGAACGCGCGGCACGTGTTCGACGGCGTCGCCGGCCACGCGGGGCTCTTCGCTCCGGCCGGCGACCTCGCCCGCTACGCCCGTATGCTCCTGAACGGCGGCGCGCTGGACGGCCGGCGCGTGCTCGCGCCCGCCACCGTGCGCGCGATGACGGCGGTCGTCGCCTCCGCGCCCGGCCAGCGCCGCACGCTGGGCTGGGCCGCGCCGGCCGGCGACGCGCCGAGCTGCGGCGACCTCTTCGGCCCGAACGCGTTCGGCCACACCGGCTTCACCGGCACGAGCCTCTGGATCGAACCGGACCTGGACCTCGCCGTGGTGCTGCTGACGAACCGCGTCTACTACGGCCGCGACCGGACGGCCGAAGGCATCCAGCGCCTGCGCGCGCGCTTCCACAACGCGGTGGCGTCGGCCGTCCGGTAG